The following proteins are co-located in the Chlorocebus sabaeus isolate Y175 chromosome 21, mChlSab1.0.hap1, whole genome shotgun sequence genome:
- the ZNF398 gene encoding zinc finger protein 398 isoform X2, which yields MAEAAPAPVPVAFDDVSIYFSTPEWEKLEEWQKELYKNIMKGNYESLISMDYAINQPDVLSQIQPEGEHNTEDQAGPEESEIPADPSEEPGISTSDILSWIKQEEEPQVGAPPESKESDVYKSTYADEELVIKAEGLARSSLCPEVPVPFSSPPATAKDAFSDVAFKSQQSTSMTPFGRPATDLPEASEGQVTFTQLGSYPLPPPVGEQVFSCHHCGKSLSQDMLLTHQCSHATEHPLPCAQCPKHFTPQVDLSSTSQDHASETPPTCPHCARTFTHPSRLTYHLRVHNSTERPFPCPDCPKRFADQARLTSHRRAHASERPFRCAQCGRSFSLKISLLLHQRGHAQERPFSCPQCGIDFNGHSALIRHQMIHTGERPYPCTDCSKSFMRKEHLLNHRRLHTGERPFSCPHCGKSFIRKHHLMKHQRIHTGERPYPCSYCGRSFRYKQTLKDHLRSGHNGGCGGDSDPSGQPPDPPGPLITGLETSGLSVNTEGLEANQWYGEGSGGGVL from the exons GTGCCTGTGGCATTTGATGATGTCTCCATCTACTTTTCCACTCCAGAGTGGGAAAAATTAGAAGAATGGCAAAAGGAACTTTACAAGAATATCATGAAAGGCAACTATGAGTCTCTCATCTCCATGG ATTATGCTATAAATCAACCTGATGTCTTATCTCAGATTCAACCAGAAGGGGAACATAATACAGAGGACCAGGCAGGGCCAGAGGAAAGTGAGATTCCCGCAGACCCCAGTGAAG AGCCTGGTATTTCAACATCAGATATTCTGTCTTGGATTAAACAAGAAGAAGAGCCTCAGGTTGGGGCCCCACCGGAGTCCAAGGAAAGTGACGTGTACAAAAGCACTTATGCTG ATGAAGAGCTTGTCATCAAAGCTGAAGGCCTTGCTAGATCCTCGTTGTGCCCTGAAGTTCCAGTCCCTTTCTCTTCTCCACCAGCAACAGCAAAGGATGCTTTTTCAGATGTGGCTTTCAAAAGCCAGCAGTCTACATCCATGACACCTTTTGGACGTCCAGCCACTGACCTGCCTGAAGCCTCTGAGGGACAAGTGACTTTTACTCAGTTGGGTAGCTatcccctcccacctccagtTGGCGAGCAGGTGTTCTCATGCCACCACTGTGGCAAGAGTCTCAGCCAAGACATGTTGCTGACCCACCAATGTAGCCACGCTACTGAGCACCCCTTACCCTGTGCCCAGTGCCCTAAGCACTTTACTCCACAGGTGGACCTCAGCAGCACCTCCCAGGACCATGCCAGTGAGACGCCCCCCACCTGCCCACACTGTGCCAGGACTTTTACTCACCCATCAAGACTTACCTACCATCTTCGGGTCCATAACAGCACTGAGCGTCCTTTCCCCTGTCCTGATTGCCCCAAGCGCTTTGCTGACCAAGCTCGACTCACCAGCCACCGGAGAGCTCATGCAAGCGAAAGGCCCTTCCGCTGTGCCCAGTGCGGCAGGAGCTTCAGCTTGAAAATCAGCCTCCTGCTCCACCAGCGGGGTCATGCACAAGAGCGccctttctcctgccctcagTGTGGCATTGACTTCAACGGCCACTCGGCCCTTATCCGTCACCAGATGATCCACACAGGCGAGCGTCCTTACCCCTGCACTGACTGCAGTAAGAGCTTCATGCGCAAGGAGCACCTGCTGAACCACCGGCGGCTGCACACGGGCGAGCGGCCCTTCAGTTGTCCTCACTGTGGCAAGAGCTTCATCCGCAAGCACCACCTCATGAAACACCAGCGCATCCACACCGGGGAGCGGCCCTACCCCTGCTCCTACTGTGGCAGGAGCTTCCGCTACAAGCAGACACTCAAGGACCACCTGCGTTCAGGCCACAATGGAGGCTGTGGGGGTGATAGTGACCCATCGGGTCAGCCCCCCGACCCACCAGGTCCCCTCATAACTGGGCTTGAAACTTCTGGCCTGAGTGTCAACACTGAAGGTCTAGAGGCCAACCAGTGGTATGGGGAAGGGAGTGGAGGGGGAGTTTTGTAA